The Roseicyclus marinus genome has a segment encoding these proteins:
- a CDS encoding ABC transporter ATP-binding protein has product MLEITDLSATEGRIALDGLNAKFMPGRIYTILGRTGAGKTELLRTLMGLDKVDSGRIELDGANLVSRPVRLRQMAMVYQQFINYPHLNVLRNVAFPLRRQGMAATEAERHASEALELVGLSEFSDRMPYELSGGQQQRVALARAIVKNARILMLDEPLANLDYKLREQLREEFPRLLHDNASGIILYTTTEPAEAMQLGDELLVMAGGHIVAQGNPVDLFENPPTIEVARVISEPPISIFEGKVVDGRLLLTDGTEIPSVGLRLPVEGPVRIGIRPDALTRGGAITATISLTEFSGSETILHLHVPFGQAVMLVDGIEHLEVGSELTVQLDPTHVLLFDADGRNVTERAY; this is encoded by the coding sequence ATGCTAGAAATCACAGACCTTTCCGCAACCGAAGGGCGCATCGCCCTCGACGGCTTAAATGCCAAGTTCATGCCAGGCCGGATCTACACGATACTCGGGCGCACCGGCGCCGGTAAGACCGAGCTACTGCGCACTCTTATGGGGCTCGATAAGGTCGATTCCGGCCGGATCGAGCTTGACGGAGCCAACCTTGTGTCCCGCCCGGTGAGGTTGCGGCAAATGGCCATGGTCTACCAGCAATTCATCAACTATCCGCATCTAAACGTACTTCGGAATGTTGCTTTCCCCCTGCGCCGACAGGGCATGGCGGCCACCGAGGCGGAAAGACACGCAAGTGAGGCGCTGGAGCTTGTCGGGCTCAGTGAGTTCTCAGACAGGATGCCCTATGAGTTGTCCGGCGGCCAGCAGCAGCGGGTTGCGCTGGCGCGGGCCATCGTCAAGAATGCGCGCATTCTCATGCTGGACGAGCCACTCGCCAACCTCGACTACAAGTTGCGCGAGCAGCTTCGTGAGGAGTTTCCCCGGCTGCTGCACGACAACGCATCCGGCATCATCCTATACACCACAACCGAGCCAGCAGAGGCGATGCAGCTTGGCGACGAGCTTCTTGTGATGGCAGGTGGCCATATCGTTGCGCAAGGCAACCCAGTTGACCTGTTTGAAAACCCGCCCACGATCGAGGTAGCCCGGGTCATCAGCGAGCCCCCAATCTCGATCTTTGAGGGCAAGGTCGTAGATGGTCGGTTGCTTCTGACGGACGGAACCGAGATCCCGTCAGTGGGACTGCGCTTACCGGTCGAAGGACCCGTGAGGATCGGAATTCGCCCAGATGCGCTGACCCGTGGCGGAGCCATTACGGCGACAATCTCCCTTACCGAGTTTTCCGGATCGGAGACAATCTTGCATCTGCACGTTCCATTCGGACAGGCGGTCATGCTGGTCGACGGGATCGAGCACCTCGAAGTCGGCTCTGAGTTGACGGTCCAGCTTGACCCCACCCATGTTCTTCTCTTCGACGCCGATGGGCGCAATGTGACCGAAAGGGCCTACTAA
- a CDS encoding IS110 family transposase, which yields MADHTKASRVVGGVDTHKDLHVAAVVDQRDRVLGVESFPTTRHGYRLMLAWMRSFGDLQRVGIECSGSYGAGLLRYMQASGVEVLEVTAPDKHDRRRRGKNDHFDAESAAHAAFAKRHTVTPRSRDGMVESLRVLRVCRKTAVQARRIALQMIQTTIVCAPDRLRDPLRQMTRMQLIRTLAAWRPDLTAYREVEEAYRISLKSLARRYLELHDEIADLDDMIEAIVKELAPELLEQTAIGLNSAAQLLLTAGDNPERLKSEASFAALCGVSPVPASSGKTIRHRLNRGGDRAANSAIHIIAIGRLRLDPRTQAYVAKRIAAGNSKLEAIRSLKRYIAREVFGIIMRRQKQINQSQIAA from the coding sequence ATGGCCGATCACACCAAAGCATCTCGCGTCGTCGGGGGCGTCGATACCCACAAGGATTTGCACGTGGCGGCCGTTGTCGATCAACGGGATCGCGTCCTTGGTGTCGAGAGCTTTCCCACGACACGACATGGGTATCGCCTGATGCTCGCCTGGATGCGGTCTTTCGGCGATCTGCAGCGCGTCGGCATCGAATGCTCGGGCAGCTATGGCGCAGGATTGTTGCGTTACATGCAGGCATCTGGTGTCGAAGTTCTGGAGGTCACTGCCCCTGACAAGCATGATCGACGCCGACGCGGCAAGAACGACCACTTCGATGCGGAAAGCGCTGCCCATGCCGCCTTTGCCAAACGGCACACCGTGACACCAAGGAGCCGGGATGGAATGGTCGAAAGCCTCCGTGTTCTAAGGGTTTGTCGCAAGACAGCCGTTCAGGCGCGCCGCATTGCATTGCAGATGATCCAAACGACGATCGTCTGCGCCCCTGACAGATTGCGCGACCCCTTGCGGCAGATGACCCGCATGCAGCTGATCCGCACATTGGCAGCTTGGCGGCCTGATCTCACTGCATATCGGGAGGTCGAGGAAGCCTATCGCATCTCGCTCAAATCACTGGCGCGGCGTTATCTCGAGTTGCATGATGAGATCGCCGATCTGGATGACATGATCGAAGCCATCGTCAAGGAACTGGCCCCTGAACTGCTCGAACAGACGGCGATCGGCCTTAACAGCGCGGCGCAACTATTGCTGACGGCTGGCGACAATCCCGAGCGCTTGAAATCTGAAGCGAGCTTTGCCGCCCTTTGCGGCGTTAGTCCGGTACCCGCATCTTCCGGCAAAACGATCCGGCACAGGTTGAACCGAGGCGGTGATCGCGCGGCCAATAGCGCCATCCACATTATCGCGATTGGTCGGTTGCGTCTGGACCCACGCACCCAGGCCTACGTAGCCAAACGCATCGCTGCCGGAAACTCGAAGCTGGAAGCCATTCGCAGTCTCAAGCGCTATATCGCCCGAGAAGTCTTCGGCATCATCATGCGGCGTCAGAAGCAGATCAATCAGTCCCAAATCGCCGCTTGA
- a CDS encoding HGGxSTG domain-containing protein, with protein MRFLKGNKIGAETRFGPDWPGERCGARTKAGTSCKRPAVKRTGRCTRHGGKSTGPRTEEGRARIAAAKTVHGRMTKDARAAAKRRAQVGREIRAELREIERGAIAEGRLSKDWRRAFRQSE; from the coding sequence ATGCGGTTTTTGAAAGGCAACAAGATCGGCGCGGAAACGCGCTTCGGACCGGACTGGCCGGGCGAGCGCTGTGGTGCCCGAACTAAGGCCGGTACGTCCTGCAAACGCCCAGCGGTGAAACGCACGGGGCGGTGCACGCGTCACGGCGGCAAGAGCACCGGACCTCGGACCGAGGAGGGTAGGGCTCGCATCGCGGCAGCCAAGACCGTGCACGGGCGGATGACGAAAGACGCTCGCGCCGCGGCCAAGCGCCGGGCGCAGGTTGGACGTGAGATCCGAGCGGAGCTTCGCGAGATCGAGCGAGGGGCGATTGCAGAGGGGCGGCTCAGCAAAGATTGGAGGCGGGCGTTCAGGCAGAGTGAGTGA
- a CDS encoding carbohydrate ABC transporter permease: protein MLKAKHFFLLPALLSLIAIILFPLLFTIRVSFSSWDVYQAGLDWIGGRNFGRVLEDVRFWESLGRLTLLSLLTVTLQYVLGFALALMVWNNIRGRRFFRVLFLVPMMTTPVVMSVIWRTIFHESLGPANDILTALGLSAVPWLSDATFAFVAVVIVEVWQWTPFMFLLLLAGLVSLPKEPYLAAAIDGASPVRTFWQVTFPLMAPISIGAIIIRIIEASKIMDTVYVMTSGGPGTATETPSYYIYIRGLRDFQVGYSAALSLTYLVIMIVTLTFVAKLLTRFLVGKDS, encoded by the coding sequence ATGTTAAAGGCCAAGCATTTCTTTCTCTTACCCGCACTGCTTTCGCTCATCGCGATCATCCTGTTCCCGCTTTTGTTCACGATCCGGGTCAGCTTCTCGAGCTGGGACGTCTATCAGGCAGGGCTCGACTGGATCGGCGGACGCAATTTTGGCCGGGTATTGGAAGATGTACGGTTCTGGGAAAGCCTCGGGCGCCTGACACTTCTGTCACTCTTGACAGTGACTCTACAATACGTTCTTGGCTTCGCCTTGGCTCTCATGGTCTGGAACAACATCCGCGGCCGCCGCTTCTTCCGGGTTCTGTTTCTAGTGCCGATGATGACCACGCCGGTTGTCATGTCGGTGATCTGGCGCACGATCTTTCACGAAAGCCTAGGCCCCGCGAACGACATCCTGACGGCCCTCGGCCTGTCAGCGGTGCCCTGGTTGTCAGACGCTACCTTCGCCTTTGTCGCGGTTGTCATCGTCGAGGTGTGGCAGTGGACACCCTTCATGTTCCTGCTGCTGCTCGCCGGTCTTGTCTCGCTTCCGAAGGAGCCCTACCTCGCCGCCGCGATCGACGGGGCCAGCCCAGTACGTACATTCTGGCAAGTGACCTTTCCGCTGATGGCGCCGATCTCTATCGGGGCCATCATCATCCGGATCATCGAAGCCTCCAAAATCATGGACACCGTCTACGTGATGACCTCAGGTGGGCCGGGCACCGCGACCGAAACCCCGTCCTACTACATCTACATAAGGGGGCTTCGCGACTTTCAGGTAGGTTACTCGGCCGCGCTGTCGCTGACCTACCTCGTCATCATGATCGTCACCCTGACCTTCGTCGCAAAGCTCCTGACGCGGTTCCTCGTCGGAAAGGACAGCTGA
- a CDS encoding carbohydrate ABC transporter permease — MPHRIYHIIRYVCLMGWTIFVVFPFLWALSTSFKDANAVTGGARYLPWVEFEPSTQGWSALFASGSQGINIVQPFFNSALVTLLSSILSLVLGTLAAYGLSRFRYDAGFIKNSDITFFFISQRIMPPIVLAIPFFLMLQVVGGLDSIWGLTLIYVALLLPIAVWVMTDFFAGIPRELDEMAMIDGCSPIEAFFRVILPNSIPGLVVAGMFCLIFGWNDFFFAFTLTFTETQLLPVAIVSLNSSVTPWWSLSAFALISVTPLALVAIVVERFMSRGSLAGAIR, encoded by the coding sequence ATGCCCCACCGCATCTATCACATCATACGATACGTCTGCCTGATGGGCTGGACCATCTTCGTAGTGTTCCCGTTCCTCTGGGCGCTGAGCACGTCGTTTAAAGACGCCAACGCCGTCACCGGCGGCGCTCGCTACCTGCCCTGGGTGGAGTTCGAACCGTCGACGCAAGGTTGGAGCGCGCTTTTCGCGTCAGGCAGCCAAGGCATCAACATCGTCCAGCCCTTCTTCAACAGTGCGCTGGTGACGCTGCTCTCCAGCATCCTGAGCCTCGTTCTTGGCACACTCGCCGCCTATGGCCTATCGCGGTTCCGCTACGACGCTGGGTTCATCAAGAACTCCGATATCACATTCTTCTTCATCTCGCAGCGCATCATGCCGCCGATCGTACTGGCGATCCCTTTCTTCTTGATGCTGCAGGTTGTCGGCGGGCTCGACTCTATCTGGGGTCTGACGTTGATCTACGTAGCGCTTCTGCTACCGATTGCGGTCTGGGTGATGACGGATTTCTTTGCCGGCATCCCCCGCGAGCTAGATGAGATGGCCATGATCGACGGCTGTTCACCGATCGAGGCGTTCTTCCGGGTGATCCTGCCGAACTCTATTCCCGGTCTCGTGGTGGCTGGCATGTTCTGCCTGATCTTCGGCTGGAATGATTTCTTCTTCGCCTTCACGCTCACTTTCACCGAAACCCAGCTACTCCCCGTGGCCATCGTGTCGCTTAACTCTTCCGTGACACCGTGGTGGTCGCTGTCAGCCTTCGCGCTGATCTCTGTCACACCGCTCGCCCTAGTAGCCATTGTGGTCGAACGCTTCATGTCCCGCGGCTCGCTGGCCGGTGCAATTAGGTAG
- a CDS encoding ABC transporter substrate-binding protein — protein MNRYLNHSVSALAVAAVATIQLGTAPASAQDYTRFGIVEDVPGACSYASIDALDYSGRTLNVITHAIPVIGEPTALHAEQFSELTGATVNVVHVPFGDLFQRIMIPFQSNQNAYDVMFYASLWIGDFNRFLAPVPESFQQTSGMQDVTDSFAGVATWNGQMIQYPMDGDRHYLKYRLDVFQSPEMQARYLADTGNELRVPETWEEYNQIAAYFSGFDWDGDGELNYGSAEVARRDDLMFSAFISRAAPYARHPDVGGGFFFDLETMEPLINTPGFVRGLELFVEAQNSFPPGGTNFGLGDEIFSFGGGQTLMSYSWDDAFIQAQQENSRIRNQVAAAPLPGAYEVWNRDTGQWDTFEEPNRAPYMTWGWSSAVSAASNEQEMAFNFLCFFSNEANAAHDLQIGRFGVNPYRNAHFDVDFWQGLGWDHDVAQTYVETLSGMEQSGNRVYDLRVPGVGQFMSSLANGVAAALAGQMEPQAALDQVAAEWADIVDRIGEDRLREAYANVVRLEDFTD, from the coding sequence ATGAACCGCTATCTGAATCACTCAGTCTCAGCTCTGGCTGTTGCCGCCGTCGCAACCATCCAGCTTGGTACCGCGCCGGCTTCTGCGCAGGACTATACCCGCTTTGGCATCGTCGAAGACGTTCCCGGCGCCTGCAGCTACGCCTCGATCGACGCTCTCGATTATTCGGGACGGACCCTGAACGTAATCACCCACGCGATACCGGTGATCGGTGAACCCACCGCGCTTCATGCCGAACAATTCTCTGAACTAACCGGAGCCACGGTTAACGTGGTTCACGTGCCCTTTGGCGATCTGTTCCAGCGCATCATGATCCCCTTTCAGAGCAACCAGAACGCCTATGACGTGATGTTCTATGCCTCGCTTTGGATTGGCGATTTCAACCGTTTCCTCGCCCCGGTGCCGGAGAGTTTTCAACAGACCAGCGGCATGCAGGACGTGACAGACAGCTTCGCCGGCGTCGCGACTTGGAACGGGCAGATGATCCAGTATCCGATGGATGGTGACCGTCACTACCTGAAGTACCGACTCGACGTGTTCCAGAGCCCAGAGATGCAGGCGCGATATCTCGCCGATACCGGCAACGAACTGCGAGTTCCCGAGACCTGGGAGGAATACAACCAGATCGCAGCCTATTTTAGCGGCTTCGACTGGGACGGTGACGGCGAACTAAACTACGGATCGGCTGAGGTTGCGCGTCGCGACGACCTGATGTTTTCGGCTTTCATTAGCCGTGCCGCACCATACGCTAGACATCCTGATGTCGGCGGCGGCTTCTTTTTCGACCTCGAGACGATGGAACCGCTAATCAATACGCCGGGCTTCGTACGCGGGCTGGAACTGTTCGTCGAAGCCCAGAACAGCTTTCCACCTGGCGGCACCAATTTCGGCCTCGGGGACGAGATCTTCTCGTTCGGCGGAGGTCAGACCCTGATGAGTTACTCTTGGGACGACGCCTTCATTCAGGCCCAGCAGGAAAACAGCCGCATACGCAACCAAGTAGCCGCTGCGCCACTTCCCGGTGCTTACGAAGTCTGGAACCGCGACACCGGCCAATGGGATACCTTCGAGGAGCCGAACCGTGCGCCCTATATGACTTGGGGCTGGTCCTCGGCCGTCTCGGCGGCTTCTAACGAGCAGGAGATGGCGTTTAACTTCCTCTGCTTCTTCTCTAACGAGGCGAACGCAGCGCATGACCTGCAAATCGGTCGCTTCGGCGTAAACCCATACCGGAACGCTCATTTCGATGTCGACTTCTGGCAGGGCCTCGGCTGGGATCATGACGTTGCCCAAACCTATGTGGAGACGCTGTCGGGCATGGAGCAGAGTGGCAACCGCGTCTACGATTTGCGGGTGCCGGGCGTCGGTCAGTTCATGTCTTCACTCGCCAACGGAGTCGCCGCCGCGCTGGCCGGCCAGATGGAGCCGCAGGCCGCACTCGATCAGGTGGCCGCCGAATGGGCCGATATCGTCGACCGCATCGGCGAGGACCGTCTGCGCGAGGCCTACGCCAACGTGGTCCGTCTCGAAGACTTCACGGATTGA
- a CDS encoding NAD(P)-dependent alcohol dehydrogenase, whose translation MKLNTCRCHRPECFFLKAMPTKQAFPQEDLMKAQVLYRYDDALTAPTWVEHADVPDPKITKGSDVIVRIGGAGVCRTDLHVIEGVWRPHMDPTGTELLPLILGHENAGWIEDVGPEVENLKKGDPVIVHPKISNGTCLACRRGEDMHGDGTFPGLDSDGGYAEALVTSARNIVALPKSLNPKDVAPYSDAGLTAYRAAKKATRHLLPGQYCVVIGAGGLGHIAIQVLAAMCAAEIIVVDRSDVSLKLAEQCGAHHLVKADGDELQKVMELTAGKGAEAVLDFVGEHGTTGKGLAMTRNAGSYYVIGYGENVNVPTVDLVITEKNIIGNLVGTWAELTELMELAHRGLVQLETREFKLSEANSALRALHEGKIKGRAVLIP comes from the coding sequence TTGAAACTGAACACCTGCCGCTGCCACAGACCCGAGTGTTTCTTCCTAAAAGCGATGCCAACGAAACAAGCCTTTCCGCAGGAGGACCTCATGAAGGCGCAAGTGCTCTATCGATACGATGACGCCCTGACCGCCCCCACTTGGGTGGAACACGCCGATGTACCAGATCCGAAGATCACTAAAGGATCGGACGTGATCGTTCGCATCGGCGGTGCGGGTGTCTGCCGAACTGACCTTCACGTCATCGAAGGCGTCTGGCGGCCGCATATGGACCCAACGGGAACCGAGCTGTTGCCGTTGATACTCGGGCACGAGAATGCCGGCTGGATTGAGGATGTCGGCCCGGAGGTCGAAAACCTCAAAAAGGGCGATCCCGTAATCGTCCACCCCAAGATCTCAAATGGCACCTGCCTCGCTTGCCGGCGCGGCGAGGATATGCACGGCGACGGCACTTTCCCGGGGCTCGACAGCGATGGCGGTTACGCTGAGGCTTTGGTGACGTCCGCGCGTAACATCGTCGCCCTGCCGAAATCGCTGAACCCCAAGGACGTGGCGCCCTATTCTGATGCGGGACTGACGGCCTACCGCGCCGCTAAGAAGGCGACGCGGCACCTGCTACCGGGCCAGTATTGCGTCGTGATTGGGGCAGGCGGCCTTGGCCATATTGCGATCCAAGTGCTGGCAGCGATGTGCGCCGCCGAGATCATCGTAGTCGACCGCTCAGACGTGTCGCTGAAGCTCGCTGAGCAATGCGGCGCCCACCATCTCGTCAAGGCGGATGGGGACGAGCTCCAGAAAGTTATGGAACTGACTGCGGGTAAGGGTGCCGAAGCCGTTCTTGATTTCGTTGGCGAACATGGCACGACGGGCAAGGGCCTTGCAATGACGCGCAACGCGGGAAGCTATTATGTGATCGGCTACGGCGAGAATGTGAACGTGCCGACTGTGGATCTAGTGATCACTGAGAAGAACATCATTGGAAATCTCGTGGGCACTTGGGCCGAACTGACCGAGTTGATGGAGCTTGCCCATCGCGGACTGGTTCAACTTGAAACGCGCGAATTCAAGCTCTCAGAGGCTAACAGCGCGCTGCGTGCCCTGCACGAGGGCAAGATCAAGGGCCGTGCTGTCCTGATTCCCTGA
- a CDS encoding sigma-54-dependent Fis family transcriptional regulator, producing MDASLAAAREALENGSRPQTGQVERDISDSWERSVAHGLDPRGEPRNAVIAYQDLRRERKERAHLMRHVRPELELLSSQIAGTNFMAAFANAEGVILDAIMDNEFAESPCAKAVRVGSIWTEDLRGTNALGLALHTGRAATVTGAEHFFHSHAEVSCVSAPIFGSRGEILGLLDASSEIAARQIHTKALVLLAANNIENRVFVEAHREDYILQFHPRSEYLTTQSVAMLSVDQDGQITGANRRAAEFLTGLDLVGVTSFERLFQNRFSPTLTALLRGEYLRVRDWLNATYFMRVRLTRPRRSNHSVVMNLAAATGGVVRVPTSAEEPIYVDEQVRKALLVGQRAMRHGMPVQIVGPAGSGKTTLARHLHATCSPQGSFIVLSGALAESGDLEVELASQPDQASDWIAKGGTVLVEDTLSRNALEIASLRDLLHRLTSLNERGLWNVILTETTTDEDDYLNTHHEMLEIATIPISLPELSARTDFDHLATAMMKAISEEHTLSKSACEAMIRHHRVKNLSDLDAELRRLAVHCPAGVIRREHVYKHLNFGSADLEPCGTCRGNPLKEVKCREIRKVYRQNNSNIALTARRLGVSRNTVYKHLAATGLPWP from the coding sequence ATGGATGCATCATTGGCCGCAGCCCGGGAGGCGCTGGAGAATGGATCCCGTCCGCAGACCGGTCAGGTCGAACGCGACATCAGTGACAGCTGGGAGCGCTCAGTGGCCCACGGCCTCGACCCGCGCGGTGAGCCGCGCAACGCGGTGATCGCCTACCAAGACTTGAGACGCGAGCGAAAGGAGCGAGCCCACCTGATGCGCCACGTCCGCCCCGAATTGGAGCTTCTCAGCAGCCAGATCGCAGGCACCAACTTCATGGCGGCTTTTGCCAACGCCGAGGGCGTCATCCTCGACGCAATCATGGACAACGAGTTCGCCGAGTCCCCCTGCGCTAAGGCCGTCAGGGTTGGGTCGATCTGGACCGAAGATTTGCGCGGAACTAATGCCCTCGGGCTCGCCCTCCATACCGGTCGTGCCGCGACGGTAACAGGGGCAGAGCACTTCTTCCACAGCCATGCCGAAGTGTCCTGCGTGAGCGCGCCAATCTTCGGATCACGCGGCGAGATTCTCGGCCTTCTCGATGCGTCCTCCGAAATCGCGGCCAGGCAGATACACACCAAGGCGCTGGTGCTTCTTGCCGCCAACAATATCGAGAACCGCGTGTTCGTCGAAGCGCATCGCGAAGACTACATCCTTCAATTTCACCCCCGTTCAGAGTACCTCACAACGCAGAGCGTGGCGATGCTGTCGGTGGACCAAGACGGCCAGATAACTGGCGCAAACCGCAGGGCAGCTGAGTTTCTCACGGGGCTCGATCTCGTCGGCGTGACCTCTTTCGAGAGACTGTTCCAGAACCGCTTCTCGCCCACGCTGACTGCGCTTCTACGGGGCGAGTATCTGCGAGTACGCGACTGGCTGAACGCAACATACTTCATGCGCGTCAGGCTTACACGGCCGCGCCGCAGCAATCACAGCGTTGTTATGAACCTCGCCGCAGCCACGGGTGGAGTGGTGCGGGTGCCGACAAGCGCCGAAGAGCCGATCTATGTGGACGAACAGGTGCGCAAAGCCCTGCTGGTCGGGCAGCGTGCAATGCGCCACGGCATGCCCGTGCAAATCGTAGGTCCGGCGGGTAGCGGAAAGACAACGCTGGCCCGCCATCTGCACGCAACTTGTTCGCCGCAAGGCTCGTTCATAGTTTTAAGTGGCGCCCTCGCCGAAAGCGGCGACCTCGAGGTCGAGCTCGCATCTCAGCCCGATCAAGCGTCGGATTGGATCGCAAAAGGCGGGACGGTCCTCGTCGAGGACACTCTGAGCCGCAATGCTCTGGAGATTGCGAGCTTGCGAGATCTCCTGCACCGGCTCACATCTCTCAATGAGCGCGGGTTGTGGAACGTCATTCTAACTGAAACGACTACTGACGAGGATGACTATTTGAACACGCATCACGAAATGTTAGAAATCGCCACAATCCCGATCTCTCTGCCGGAACTATCTGCAAGAACCGATTTCGATCATTTAGCAACGGCGATGATGAAAGCGATTTCGGAGGAACACACGCTGTCGAAGTCCGCCTGCGAGGCGATGATCCGGCATCATCGTGTCAAGAACCTTTCGGATCTCGATGCCGAACTGCGCCGACTCGCAGTGCATTGTCCGGCCGGCGTGATCCGCCGGGAGCATGTCTATAAGCACCTGAATTTTGGGTCCGCCGATCTCGAACCCTGCGGAACATGCCGCGGCAACCCACTGAAGGAAGTCAAGTGTCGGGAAATTCGCAAAGTTTACCGACAGAACAACTCCAACATCGCGCTAACCGCACGTAGGCTCGGTGTCTCAAGAAACACTGTTTATAAGCATCTTGCTGCGACAGGTTTGCCGTGGCCTTGA
- a CDS encoding ABC transporter ATP-binding protein — protein MSEIRLQQLGHSYRPNPTKEEDFALKPVDLTWADGKTYALLGPSGCGKTTMLNIISGLLKPSHGRLWFDGQDVTGKSTSERNIAQVFQFPVIYATKTVGQNLAFPLECRNWDTAAVNRRVAEIADLLELRDMLSMPALKLSADQKQLISLGRGLVRPDVSAILLDEPLTVIDPQLKFALRRKLREINRATGVTMILVTHDQAEAMSFADEIVVMRDGRVQQFGEPAILFERPANEFVGYFIGSPPMNMLALAVRDGGLVCPALECPVPGILRQSSGTLRLGLRAERIQLIDPRPDTPRATVVEAEILGVEAVITLRTETEEPLRVKTRHYRSIREGDVVGLAVDPVDMLVYSDGDLLGAN, from the coding sequence ATGTCCGAGATCCGCCTGCAGCAACTGGGCCATTCCTACCGTCCGAATCCTACTAAGGAGGAAGATTTCGCGCTGAAGCCTGTCGATCTGACATGGGCCGACGGAAAGACCTATGCCCTGCTAGGCCCCTCTGGTTGTGGCAAGACTACAATGCTGAACATCATCTCGGGGCTGCTGAAACCATCGCACGGGCGTCTGTGGTTCGATGGTCAAGATGTCACCGGAAAATCGACCTCTGAGCGCAACATCGCACAGGTCTTCCAGTTCCCGGTGATCTACGCGACCAAGACCGTGGGGCAGAACCTCGCCTTTCCACTGGAATGCCGAAATTGGGATACGGCCGCGGTAAATCGCCGGGTGGCCGAGATCGCCGACCTTCTCGAATTGCGGGACATGCTCAGCATGCCGGCCTTGAAACTGAGCGCCGACCAAAAGCAGCTCATTTCCCTCGGCCGCGGCCTCGTGCGCCCGGATGTAAGCGCGATCCTGCTCGATGAGCCACTGACCGTGATCGACCCGCAGTTGAAATTCGCGCTGCGGCGCAAGCTGCGCGAGATCAACCGCGCGACCGGCGTCACGATGATCCTCGTGACCCACGACCAAGCCGAGGCAATGTCCTTCGCGGACGAAATCGTGGTGATGCGGGATGGCCGCGTCCAACAATTCGGAGAACCCGCGATCCTATTCGAGCGGCCCGCAAACGAGTTCGTTGGTTACTTTATTGGCTCCCCGCCGATGAACATGCTCGCTCTCGCAGTGCGTGATGGTGGCCTCGTCTGTCCGGCGCTAGAGTGTCCTGTTCCGGGAATCTTGCGACAGAGTTCAGGCACTCTACGGCTCGGGCTTCGGGCCGAAAGAATCCAACTGATCGATCCGCGACCGGACACGCCGCGCGCTACAGTTGTAGAGGCTGAGATCTTGGGTGTAGAAGCTGTGATTACGCTGCGGACCGAAACCGAGGAACCCCTGCGCGTCAAGACTAGACACTACAGGTCCATTCGGGAGGGTGATGTCGTCGGGCTCGCCGTCGATCCGGTTGACATGCTTGTCTACAGCGATGGGGACTTACTTGGTGCGAACTGA